AGGTAAAGTCGGGAAATACGTCAGGAATCTTGAGAGAGACATTCGACAAATCATGGATCCATTCACTGCCAAGCATTTGATGGTTCTACTTTCATACATATTTCTTTCGCTTTATTTGCTCTCTTCGGATTTTGCACTCACACaacaaaactttaaaaagttATTATAGACGTTGAAACGCAATAATATCAAggattttgttattcatggtgCCGTATTGGGTGTAACTAACATGATTGTCTTGACCTCTAGCGAATCCTCTCTGCAGTTGAGAATGATGCGTTTCAATCAAGGTCCCACTCTTACTTTCCGAGGTGAGTTGCCTTTATTCTCTTACGCACgtgatttgtttttgtaaaatttttctgcaatctGTTTTTATACtgaaatcttaaaaaatctATGCACTTGAGATTATTCTCTTTCAGTCCCAGAATATTCACTTTCTCGGCATATATTATCCACCCAAAAAAGGCCTTTGATGCATcagaaactttttgaaaagccGCCTCTTGTTGTCATGAATGGTTTCAATCAGGTTTGCATTTTCCTGAATATGTtcgttcaatttttgtttatttctatttacttaTGGAAGTCTATGCTGATAGAgatcttttccttttcgttaCTTAAGctaatgattttcttttagagTGGCAAGAAACATTTGTTGTTAGTAGAGACTTTTATACAAAATATGTTTCCGTCTATAAATATCGATACGGTGAGTGCTGAAATTCCTCTGTTTTTCTATAGTTTTACTGCGCCGTTTTTGGTTatccttattttctctttttggttTCTTCCCAAACTCTCCCTCATTTCCGTCATTTATCTTTGATCGCTCA
The Necator americanus strain Aroian chromosome I, whole genome shotgun sequence genome window above contains:
- a CDS encoding hypothetical protein (NECATOR_CHRI.G3651.T2); translated protein: MPRRKRKGRAVKAARRGQLGLGGTGPRRHRRAKKDADALDEQEKAMKQIRAAGAAKAVEAEKAKQPHSFVIHRGKVGKYVRNLERDIRQIMDPFTAKHLMTLKRNNIKDFVIHGAVLGVTNMIVLTSSESSLQLRMMRFNQGPTLTFRVPEYSLSRHILSTQKRPLMHQKLFEKPPLVVMNGFNQSGKKHLLLVETFIQNMFPSINIDTVGSVLYHLDHFDHLDSR
- a CDS encoding hypothetical protein (NECATOR_CHRI.G3651.T1) — encoded protein: MPRRKRKGRAVKAARRGQLGLGGTGPRRHRRAKKDADALDEQEKAMKQIRAAGAAKAVEAEKAKQPHSFVIHRGKVGKYVRNLERDIRQIMDPFTAKHLMTLKRNNIKDFVIHGAVLGVTNMIVLTSSESSLQLRMMRFNQGPTLTFRVPEYSLSRHILSTQKRPLMHQKLFEKPPLVVMNGFNQSGKKHLLLVETFIQNMFPSINIDTCYITLITLITLIPVDFRTGRAGASNSSICPDRVPE